From the Labrus mixtus chromosome 17, fLabMix1.1, whole genome shotgun sequence genome, one window contains:
- the znf462 gene encoding zinc finger protein 462, with product MEVLQCDGCDFRAESYDDLKTHIQEVHTVFLQPADADESDSLKDEDEDEQGEEECEDKEDDKDYAPAKAGMSPKSTDDSNQTPQKPTAETHLPFYQCKFCVRYFRSQSFLRNHTKKVHNVVEEDSDASVSLQTAKQPSYTVIMHKDNSKVYSCQYCTYKSPRKARILKHQLMYHSKVPSESVGDPSEAGEDSDPACGLKGTFACEWCDYQTDQKDSWTAHVVKEHSDKVKIVSSIAELEGEASASSPKPDSPAASQSPNRSKISVTDEHGKDDSVEETATLEKPALEIASLQFAQISAVTPNSTGSSILSKRFTSSEVSNSVMKMDSSLLNEEDSRSSLEDDDDEDLGDIDDDTSYTGTLSADAKQLLTDEDNKLLETKGIPFRRYMNRFQCPFCSFLTMHRRSISRHIENIHLSGKTTVYKCDECPFICTSPLKLGTHKQSHSSSDLDTLDLTSDSPEPQNDKAAEPVNGGNVTSKVNGKRITSTPNDQQNPHRCSLCSFSTTTLKGLRVHQQHKHSYCDDLDPTVFESQMTDQPDSEVDASPIFLQKTQTSILGLATKKPLATGKRARKSINDLPLDLSSVKKRTRIDEIASNLQSKISQSQQDMIINLDEMEDEDAGENHTGADKDSGNHDGKNPVFTYNAQQLNARESLISNDGGRIGKRKSNPKSKPRSIPISLTLSDDSENISVDPSDGAIQENTDYSEEPGTARFYCKHCDYHNKSARSVSTHYQRMHPYIKFSFKYILDPEDQSAVFRCLECYIEYTNYNDLHQHYMDHHPEASNVLNFNQPNLVYMCRFCSYTSPNVRSLMPHYQRMHPTVKINNAMIFSSYVVEQSHKTGESQTLREILNSGPKNFNSASSTPRSSSSPVLKTPSKTPEVCAETDTLKEPMGGNVVVYDCDVCSFASPNMHSVLVHYQKKHPEQKASYFRIQKTMKVISVDQPQPVANSSYNLGMAAPSKQSSAPLYGTDEEMYYCKHCVYSNRSVVGVLVHYQKRHPEVKVTAKYIKHGAPTPGLMKLMDELQISAPKQFLKQFQNNGHDGSNNSSPKQGSGEKGEDELFFCQQCDYGNRTVKGVLIHYQKKHRETKANADLVRRHTAVVRSQRERAQLVQSSSVSSAVIPTPPDPENAASLRSLKCKHCTYTSPYVYALKKHLKKEHPTVKATAMTILHWAYQDGILEAGYHCEWCIYSHAEPQGLLLHYQRRHPEHNVDYTYMASKLWAGPETTQQGGNMETKHYKCRDCAFEACTIWDITSHYQAVHPWVIKGDESVLLDIIKGNGSVEKIHPQIAKEHLTFNCEPIEDDGAYVIATPPQESNAHPSHPRLSISNNSYQCTVCLSEYNSLHGLLTHYGKKHPGMKVKAADFAQEADINPSSVYKCRHCPYVNSRIHGVLTHYQKRHPSVKVTAEDFADDIEQIPDLNEGDDKCKTQRQGYGAYRCKMCPYTHGTLEKLKIHYEKYHNQSASDMFTPSLTHFCTSRDTEPVAECSTGNISSTAQVQEVSELDLALSQLPINKTEKHAVFKCQLCKYFCSTRKGIARHYRIKHNNVRAQPEGKNNVFKCALCAYTNPIRKGLAAHYQKRHDIDAYYTHCLAASKTITEKPAKVVAPPPTEGENSEMSEDLRLAVERRKCSLCAFQAFSRKSIVSHYIKRHPGVFPKKQHNSKLGRYFTVIYAKEPEKLAVDSVAEEDKEVLEVPLEPKQDGDDDWLPFKCLKCFRLSFSTGNLLSLHYNDHHSGDLKRDFVVSEGLGDEDSELYQCSHCELKFLDLPVLAKHLLNHNEEFQKRAMRQERRRQLHSKLKATEVPENKPEKDNPANKAPIGFRCNFCIEVHPTLRAICNHLRKHVQYGEVKEGHVKQEVSEVPLTMPSEGLTNGDLEGDEAAEAEDLDRAPPPMMVSAVASGVGVGAETQEPEKDTVEGCAAALVAAARAVVSEDQLKQRLTAGGHPCAQCDRVFMSMQGLRSHERSHSAMAMFSREDKYSCQYCQFVSPFRHNLDRHVQSHHGHHKPFKCKLCPFKSAYVSRLKSHLHKAHTGEQHTYKCLSCPFSSMTISQLKEHSLTDHGEALTLPKLRAATQAAQTTARPSRLPGSTEQTPLSPDDPSYLEPADVRQQLSHYQLASRSQMSSGSTPGGSTVADNRPDGVLTCEFCEFSSGYMQSLRRHYRDRHGGKKLFKCKDCSFFTCYKNTFTMHVEAGHNSNAPEDLPKDLRCPLCLYHTKHKSNMIDHIVLHREERVGPLEVSRSKLSRHLQGLVFRCHKCTFTCSSDQALQLHLQKHAEIKPYQCQLCYYDSSRRSQLEEHLRLEHKVIRNFELMGRVNLDQLEMIKEYGSSAEDEEEEMMEMVVDGKSAAAEEDDRDEEMEMMENLAQEQREMDIEGIEDNIKEEEEDEEEGEEEEVKEVEEERTTQQEVFASPTSSTSSSSQLSGAEKRLPCEFCGRCFTNNLEWERHVLRHGMMINSSRLDTSTTSALETTASSSTSSSVLMDSELDLSSNKPEEGNPADLSLSSQSQYMENKEMLNTKKDPLLG from the exons ATGGAGGTACTGCAGTGTGATGGCTGTGACTTCCGTGCCGAGTCATATGACGACTTGAAGACCCACATTCAGGAAGTGCacactgttttcctgcagccaGCAGATGCCGATGAGTCTGACTCTCTGAAAGACGAGGATGAAGATgagcagggagaggaggaatgTGAGGATAAGGAGGATGACAAGGATTATGCGCCTGCTAAAGCTGGAATGA gccCCAAATCTACTGACGATTCCAACCAAACACCGCAAAAGCCGACAGCTGAGACTCATCTGCCGTTCTACCAGTGCAAGTTCTGCGTCCGTTACTTCAGATCGCAATCGTTCTTAAGAAACCACACCAAAAAAGTGCATAATGTTGTAGAGGAGGATTCAGATGCAAGCGTCTCCTTGCAAACAGCTAAGCAGCCCAGCTACACTGTTATAATGCACAAGGACAATTCTAAGGTGTATTCCTGCCAGTATTGCACATACAAGTCTCCGCGCAAAGCGAGGATATTGAAACATCAACTGATGTATCACAGCAAAGTTCCCTCGGAAAGTGTCGGAGATCCCTCTGAGGCTGGAGAAGATTCGGATCCGGCCTGTGGGCTGAAGGGGACGTTTGCTTGCGAATGGTGCGACTATCAGACTGACCAGAAGGACAGCTGGACTGCTCACGTGGTCAAAGAACACAGCGACAAGGTCAAAATAGTTTCCAGCATTGCAGAGCTGGAAGGGGAGGCGAGTGCAAGCTCACCCAAACCGGATTCTCCCGCTGCCTCCCAGAGCCCGAATCGATCAAAAATAAGTGTCACCGATGAACATGGAAAGGACGACTCAGTAGAAGAAACAGCAACATTGGAGAAGCCCGCCCTAGAGATTGCCTCCCTTCAGTTTGCACAGATTAGTGCTGTGACTCCTAATAGCACAGGTTCCTCTATTTTGTCCAAGAGGTTTACGTCGTCTGAAGTTTCAAACAGTGTCATGAAGATGGATTCCAGCTTACTCAATGAGGAAGACTCCCGGAGCAGCTTAGAGGACGACGATGACGAAGATCTTGGCGATATCGACGATGACACCAGCTACACCGGGACGCTGTCGGCAGACGCAAAGCAGCTTTTAACTGATGAGGATAATAAACTTCTAGAGACAAAGGGAATACCCTTCCGGAGGTACATGAACCGATTTCAATGCCCATTCTGCTCCTTCCTAACCATGCACAGGCGGAGCATCTCCCGCCACATCGAAAACATTCACCTTTCTGGTAAAACCACAGTGTATAAATGTGATGAATGCCCGTTTATTTGCACCAGCCCTCTTAAACTAGGTACGCACAAACAGAGCCACAGTTCCTCAGATTTAGACACCTTGGACCTAACAAGTGACAGCCCAGAACCTCAAAATGACAAAGCTGCGGAGCCAGTTAACGGGGGCAACGTGACCTCCAAAGTCAACGGAAAAAGGATAACCAGCACACCCAACGACCAGCAGAACCCTCATCgctgctccctctgcagctTCTCCACCACCACTCTGAAAGGTCTACGGGTTCACCAGCAGCATAAGCACTCCTACTGTGATGACCTTGACCCCACTGTCTTTGAAAGCCAGATGACCGACCAGCCAGACTCCGAGGTGGACGCATCTCCAATCTTCCTCCAAAAAACCCAGACCTCCATTTTAGGACTTGCAACCAAAAAGCCCTTAGCTACAGGCAAACGAGCCAGGAAGTCCATCAACGACCTGCCTTTGGATTTGTCCTCGGTAAAAAAGCGAACGAGAATCGATGAGATCGCCAGTAACCTTCAAAGTAAGATAAGCCAAAGCCAACAGGACATGATCATAAACCTGGATGAAATGGAAGATGAAGACGCGGGAGAAAATCACACCGGCGCTGATAAAGATAGTGGAAACCATGACGGTAAGAACCCTGTCTTCACTTATAATGCACAGCAGCTTAACGCGAGAGAATCGCTGATATCGAACGATGGAGGCAGAATtgggaaaagaaaaagcaaccCTAAGTCGAAACCTAGAAGCATTCCTATATCACTAACTCTGTCAGACGATAGCGAAAACATCTCCGTTGACCCAAGTGATGGTGCTATCCAAGAGAACACTGATTATTCAGAGGAACCGGGGACTGCTCGTTTCTACTGCAAACACTGTGACTACCACAACAAGTCGGCCCGTAGTGTCAGCACCCATTACCAGAGGATGCACCCTTACATTAAGTTCAGCTTTAAGTACATCCTGGATCCCGAGGACCAGAGTGCAGTTTTTCGCTGCCTGGAGTGCTACATTGAATACACCAACTACAACGATCTACACCAACACTACATGGATCACCACCCCGAAGCGAGCAATGTGCTCAACTTCAACCAACCAAATCTGGTATACATGTGCCGCTTTTGTTCGTACACGAGCCCGAATGTCCGTAGTCTGATGCCCCATTACCAAAGAATGCATCCCACAGTGAAGATTAACAACGCTATGATCTTCTCCAGCTACGTAGTGGAGCAATCCCACAAAACTGGTGAGTCCCAAACTCTGAGGGAAATATTAAACTCTGGCCCCAAGAATTTTAATTCGGCTTCCTCAACCCCTAGATCCTCTTCCAGCCCAGTGCTTAAAACTCCCTCTAAGACGCCGGAAGTTTGTGCTGAGACGGACACTCTCAAAGAACCGATGGGTGGAAATGTTGTAGTATACGACTGTGATGTGTGTTCTTTCGCTAGCCCCAACATGCACTCTGTTCTGGTCCACTACCAGAAAAAGCACCCCGAGCAGAAGGCCTCTTATTTCCGTATACAGAAAACCATGAAGGTCATCTCGGTGGATCAACCGCAGCCTGTTGCAAACTCCTCGTACAATCTCGGCATGGCTGCGCCTTCAAAACAGTCGAGTGCCCCACTGTATGGAACAGATGAAGAAATGTACTACTGTAAGCACTGCGTGTACAGCAACAGATCTGTAGTGGGCGTGTTGGTCCATTATCAAAAACGACACCCAGAAGTTAAAGTGACagcaaaatatataaaacatggcGCTCCCACCCCTGGTTTGATGAAACTAATGGACGAATTGCAAATCTCCGCTCCCAAACAGTTCTTGAAGCAGTTTCAAAATAACGGTCACGATGGATCTAACAACTCGAGCCCCAAACAGGGAAGCGGTGAGAAAGGAGAGGACGAGTTGTTCTTCTGTCAGCAATGTGACTACGGAAACCGCACTGTGAAAGGAGTGCTCATCCATTACCAGAAGAAGCACAGGGAAACCAAGGCCAACGCCGACCTCGTACGGCGTCACACGGCGGTCGTCCGGAGTCAGCGCGAGCGTGCGCAGTTGGTTCAGTCGAGCAGTGTCTCGTCTGCTGTGATCCCAACCCCTCCAGATCCTGAAAACGCCGCATCATTGCGTTCCCTCAAATGCAAACACTGTACCTACACTTCCCCCTACGTCTACGCCCTTAAGAAGCACCTGAAGAAAGAGCACCCTACTGTGAAAGCCACGGCGATGACTATTCTACATTGGGCTTACCAAGATGGCATTCTAGAGGCCGGCTACCACTGTGAGTGGTGCATTTACTCCCATGCTGAGCCCCAAGGCCTGCTCCTCCACTACCAAAGACGCCATCCTGAGCACAATGTGGATTACACATACATGGCCAGTAAGCTATGGGCCGGCCCGGAGACCACCCAACAAGGAGGCAATATGGAAACGAAGCATTACAAATGTAGAGACTGTGCCTTCGAGGCCTGTACAATATGGGACATTACGAGTCACTACCAGGCAGTCCACCCATGGGTCATAAAAGGGGACGAATCTGTGCTTTTGGATATCATCAAAGGAAATGGTTCGGTGGAAAAGATCCACCCACAGATTGCCAAAGAACATCTGACTTTCAATTGTGAGCCTATTGAAGATGATGGCGCTTATGTCATTGCTACCCCACCTCAAGAAAGCAATGCCCATCCTTCCCACCCCCGTCTTTCCATCTCTAACAACTCGTATCAGTGCACTGTATGTCTGTCAGAGTACAACAGTCTACATGGCCTCCTCACCCACTACGGAAAAAAGCACCCGGGCATGAAAGTAAAAGCTGCAGATTTTGCACAGGAGGCTGACATCAACCCCAGCTCCGTGTATAAATGTCGTCACTGTCCGTATGTAAACTCCCGGATCCACGGGGTCCTTACTCACTATCAGAAAAGACACCCTTCAGTGAAAGTCACCGCAGAAGACTTCGCAGATGACATAGAGCAAATCCCCGACTTAAACGAGGGCGACGACAAGTGCAAAACTCAAAGGCAGGGCTACGGCGCGTACCGATGTAAAATGTGCCCGTACACCCACGGGACACTGGAGAAACTCAAAATCCATTACGAGAAATACCACAATCAGTCTGCCTCGGATATGTTCACTCCTTCTCTGACACATTTCTGCACAAGTAGAGACACAGAGCCAGTAGCCGAATGCAGTACTGGTAATATATCAAGCACAGCGCAGGTCCAGGAGGTCAGCGAGTTGGACCTTGCCCTCTCTCAGTTACCCATCAATAAGACGGAGAAGCATGCCGTGTTCAAGTGTCAGCTCTGCAAATACTTCTGCTCCACCAGGAAAGGCATTGCTCGCCACTACCGTATAAAGCACAACAATGTGCGCGCTCAACCGGAGGGTAAAAACAACGTCTTCAAATGTGCTCTTTGTGCGTACACCAACCCCATACGCAAAGGCCTGGCAGCACACTACCAGAAGCGGCATGATATCGATGCCTATTACACCCATTGTCTGGCTGCTTCCAAGACCATAACTGAAAAGCCTGCCAAGGTGGTGGCGCCCCCGCCGACAGAGGGAGAAAATTCAGAAATGAGTGAAGATTTGCGCTTGGCTGTAGAAAGACGAAAGTGTTCCCTTTGCGCCTTCCAGGCCTTCAGCAGGAAGAGCATCGTCTCGCACTACATTAAACGCCACCCAGGTGTCTTCCCCAAGAAGCAGCATAATAGCAAGCTCGGCCGCTACTTTACCGTTATCTATGCCAAAGAGCCGGAGAAGCTCGCCGTAGATTCAGTggcagaggaagacaaagaagTGCTGGAGGTCCCGCTTGAGCCAAAGCAGGACGGAGATGATGATTGGCTGCCTTTCAAGTGTCTCAAGTGCTTCCGGTTGTCCTTCAGCACGGGCAATCTGCTGTCTTTGCACTACAACGACCACCACAGCGGTGACTTGAAGAGGGACTTTGTCGTATCAGAAGGTCTAGGGGATGAAGACTCAGAGTTGTACCAGTGTTCTCACTGCGAGCTGAAGTTCCTGGATCTCCCGGTTTTGGCCAAACATCTGCTGAACCACAATGAAGAGTTTCAGAAGAGGGCCAtgaggcaggagaggaggaggcagctcCACAGCAAACTGAAGGCCACAGAAGTACCCGAGAACAAACCTGAGAAG GATAACCCTGCAAACAAAGCTCCCATTGGATTCAGGTGTAACTTCTGCATAGAGGTCCACCCCACCCTCCGAGCCATTTGCAACCACCTTAGAAAGCATGTCCAGTACGGAGAGGTCAAAGAAGGACATGTCAAG CAGGAGGTCAGTGAGGTGCCCCTGACGATGCCTTCAGAGGGCTTGACTAACGGCGACCTCGAGGGGGACGAAGCAGCCGAAGCAGAAGACCTTGACAGAGCCCCGCCTCCGATGATGGTTTCCGCCGTCGCCTCTGGTGTCGGTGTCGGCGCGGAGACGCAAGAGCCGGAGAAGGACACCGTCGAAGGTTGCGCAGCTGCGCTCGTGGCCGCGGCGAGGGCCGTGGTGTCGGAGGACCAGCTGAAGCAGCGATTAACGGCGGGGGGTCACCCGTGTGCCCAGTGCGACCGAGTCTTTATGTCCATGCAGGGACTCAGGTCCCATGAGAGGAGCCACTCAGCCATGGCGATGTTCAGCAGGGAGGACAAATACAGCTGCCAGTACTGCCAGTTTGTCTCTCCCTTCAGACACAA TCTGGACCGACACGTGCAGTCTCACCACGGGCATCACAAGCCCTTCAAGTGCAAACTGTGCCCCTTTAAATCTGCCTACGTGAGCCGCCTGAAGAGCCACCTGCATAAGGCgcacacag GTGAGCAGCACACATACAAGTGCTTGTCGTGCCCCTTCTCCTCGATGACCATCAGCCAGCTGAAGGAGCACTCGCTGACCGACCACGGCGAGGCGCTGACCCTCCCCAAACTACGCGCCGCTACCCAGGCTGCTCAGACCACCGCCAGGCCGTCGCGGCTGCCCGGCAGCACCGAGCAGACTCCGCTGTCCCCGGATG ACCCGTCGTATCTGGAGCCGGCGGATGTTCGTCAGCAGCTTAGTCATTACCAGCTGGCCTCCCGCAGTCAAATGTCTTCCGGCTCAACACCTGGTGGCTCGACAGTGGCTGACAATCGACCAGACGGCGTCCTCACTTGCGAGTTCTGCGAGTTCAGCTCCGGCTACATGCAGAGTCTGCGCCGGCACTACAGGGACCGCCATGGTGGCAAGAAGCTCTTCAAGTGCAAAGACTGTTCCTTTTTCACctgctacaa GAACACCTTCACCATGCACGTAGAGGCCGGTCACAACAGCAATGCACCTGAAGACCTCCCCAAAGACCTGCGCTGCCCTCTCTGCCTCTACCACACCAAACACAAGAGCAATATGATCGACCACATCGTCCTGCACAGAG AGGAGCGTGTGGGTCCGCTGGAGGTCAGCCGATCCAAGCTGTCGCGTCACCTTCAGGGCCTGGTGTTCCGCTGCCACAAATGCACCTTCACATGCTCCAGCGACCAGGCTCTGCAGCTGCACCTGCAGAAGCACGCTGAGATCAAGCCCTACCAGTGCCAGCTCTGTTACTATGACAGCAGTCGACGGAGCCAGCTAGAGGAGCATCTACGCCTCGAGCACAAG GTCATCCGAAACTTCGAGCTGATGGGCCGCGTCAACCTGGACCAGCTGGAAATGATCAAGGAATACGGGAGCAGCGccgaggacgaggaagaggagatgaTGGAGATGGTGGTCGACGGGAAATCAGCTGCCGCCGAGGAGGACGACCGCGACGAAGAAATGGAAATGATGGAGAATCTGGCGCAGGAACAGAGGGAGATGGATATCGAGGGGATAGAGGACAACatcaaggaggaggaagaggacgaggaggaaggagaggaagaggaagtcaaggaggtggaggaagagagaacaacacagcaag AGGTCTTTGCATCCCCtaccagcagcaccagcagcagctctcagcTGAGCGGTGCAGAGAAGCGTCTCCCCTGCGAGTTCTGTGGCCGCTGCTTCACCAACAATCTGGAGTGGGAACGACACGTCCTTCGACACGGCAT gatGATTAACAGCAGCCGCTTGGACACCAGCACCACCTCCGCATTAGAGACCACGGCGTCATCTTCCACCAGCTCCTCAGTCCTGATGGACTCAGAATTGGACCTGTCCAGCAACAAACCTGAGGAAGGGAACCCTGCTGATCTGTCGCTGAGCAGTCAAAGCCAGTacatggaaaacaaagaaatgctcAACACCAAAAAGGATCCACTGTTGGGTTGA